In Desulfuromonas acetexigens, the following proteins share a genomic window:
- a CDS encoding four helix bundle protein, with product MNFEDLEVWKRAARLSSNLYKNLKDLRDFGFRDQITRSGLSIPSNIAEGFERESNRECVRFLLYAKGSCGELRTQIYIGIDIGYIPKEAGLLWIKETKEVSAMLGGLIKTRKTFTADASVNPT from the coding sequence ATGAATTTTGAGGATCTTGAAGTCTGGAAGCGGGCTGCTCGCCTCAGTTCCAATCTCTATAAAAATCTTAAGGACTTGCGGGATTTTGGTTTTCGGGATCAGATTACTCGGTCTGGTCTTTCCATCCCGAGCAATATTGCGGAAGGGTTCGAACGTGAATCCAATCGCGAATGCGTACGGTTCCTTCTTTACGCCAAGGGTTCATGCGGTGAATTGCGCACCCAGATTTATATTGGGATCGATATCGGATACATCCCGAAAGAGGCCGGACTCTTATGGATCAAGGAGACAAAGGAAGTTTCGGCTATGCTGGGCGGCCTTATAAAAACACGCAAAACCTTTACGGCTGACGCAAGCGTCAACCCGACTTGA
- the dnaE gene encoding DNA polymerase III subunit alpha, protein MEHTNFVHLHLHSQYSLLDGAIKIPDLIERVKEYRMPAVAVTDHGNMFGAIEFYTKAVAAGIKPIIGCEVYIAPGSRFEKTNARGSSEASYHYVLLCKNLAGYRNLCRLVSAGYREGFYYRPRIDWELLRENNEGLIAMTACLGGEIPVLLGAGRMDEALARTRQMSEIFDNNRLYLELQENFIPEQTPVNRGLIEIAKELSLPLVATNDCHYLTRESAHAHEVLLCIQTGKTMDDDKRMRFSNDEFYVKTPGEMAALFKEYPQALANTVEIAQRCNLELDFKTYHFPQYEKPAEQTLDEVLAEMSRKGLDERLADIRKLRELTAEDETRYRERLETELDCIKQMGFPGYFLIVADFINWGKDHDIPVGPGRGSAAGSLVAFAIRITDIDPMPYNLLFERFLNPERVSMPDIDVDFCIYGRERVIDYVRQRYGEANVAQIITFGTMQAKGVIRDVGRALNMSFAETDKIAKLIPGILNITLKDSLAQEPKLKELIDKDAKIKELFNVALALEGLTRHASTHAAGVVVTPKALTEYLPLYTDPKSGGQVTQFAMSYVEKIGLVKFDFLGLKTLTVIDNAVRLVRSGKAPDFDLRLIRDDDQKSYELLSKGETTGVFQLESSGMKEYLIKLKPSCFEDLIAMVALYRPGPLGSGMVDSFIKRKHGQESFDYPFPQLEPILKDTYGVIVYQEQVMLIAQVLGNYSLGGADLLRRAMGKKKPEEMAKEREKFMAGAKANKLDIKKAEAVFDLMEKFAAYGFNKSHSAAYALVAYHTAYLKAHYPVEFMAALLTEDMENTDKVIKNIAEVRAMGVEVLPPDINASDRTFTVHGNSIRFGLGAVKGVGSAALESIIEERSKGEYTSLQDFCEKVDLRKVNKKVVEALIRCGAFDSLKARRSQLMVVLEESMEIGQKVQREKEQGQESLFGTAEIVNHKGNGYGKLPDIDEWPENVLLGFEKEALGFYITGHPLARHSAAIKRFATCDTAGLHERPDKSEVKVCGIVAGLKELTTKKGDRMAFVTLEDLSGFVEMVVFPETYQAAMELLKGEEPLLVSGTLDVGEESCKLLATEVLPLREVKERLTKKVHFRLTTPGLTEGQLTALKDIIDRHRGSCDVLLHLVIPNRSETVIGLPESQKVSASDEIMDAAEKLFGYNVVTFE, encoded by the coding sequence ATGGAACATACCAATTTCGTTCATCTACACCTGCATAGCCAATACAGCCTGCTCGATGGGGCGATCAAGATTCCCGACCTGATCGAGCGGGTCAAGGAATACAGGATGCCGGCGGTGGCCGTGACCGACCACGGCAACATGTTCGGCGCCATCGAGTTCTACACCAAGGCGGTTGCCGCCGGGATCAAGCCGATCATCGGCTGCGAGGTCTATATCGCCCCCGGCAGCCGGTTCGAGAAGACCAACGCCCGGGGCTCGTCCGAGGCCTCGTATCACTACGTTCTGCTCTGTAAAAACCTCGCCGGCTACCGCAATCTCTGTCGGCTGGTTTCCGCCGGTTACCGCGAAGGTTTTTACTATCGCCCCCGCATCGACTGGGAGCTGCTGCGCGAGAACAATGAAGGGCTGATCGCCATGACCGCCTGCCTGGGCGGGGAGATTCCCGTGCTGCTCGGCGCCGGACGCATGGACGAGGCCCTGGCGCGCACCCGGCAGATGTCTGAGATCTTCGACAACAACCGGCTTTATCTCGAACTCCAGGAAAACTTCATTCCCGAACAGACCCCGGTCAATCGGGGCTTGATCGAAATCGCCAAGGAACTGTCGTTGCCGCTGGTGGCGACCAACGACTGTCACTATCTGACCCGCGAGTCGGCTCACGCCCATGAGGTGCTGCTCTGTATTCAGACCGGCAAGACCATGGACGACGACAAGCGCATGCGCTTTTCCAACGACGAGTTCTACGTCAAGACCCCGGGCGAGATGGCGGCGCTTTTCAAGGAGTATCCGCAGGCTCTGGCCAATACGGTGGAGATCGCCCAGCGCTGCAATCTGGAACTCGACTTCAAGACCTACCACTTCCCCCAGTACGAAAAGCCCGCCGAGCAGACCCTTGACGAGGTTCTGGCCGAGATGTCCCGTAAGGGCCTGGATGAGCGTCTGGCCGACATCCGCAAGCTGCGCGAACTGACCGCCGAGGATGAGACCCGTTACCGCGAGCGACTGGAGACGGAACTCGACTGTATCAAGCAGATGGGCTTTCCCGGCTATTTCCTCATCGTCGCCGACTTTATCAACTGGGGCAAGGATCACGACATCCCGGTCGGTCCCGGGCGCGGCAGCGCCGCCGGCAGCCTGGTGGCCTTCGCCATCCGCATCACCGACATCGATCCGATGCCCTACAACCTGCTCTTCGAGCGCTTCCTCAATCCCGAGCGCGTGTCGATGCCCGATATCGACGTCGACTTCTGCATCTATGGCCGGGAGCGGGTCATCGACTATGTGCGTCAGCGCTACGGCGAAGCGAATGTCGCTCAGATCATCACCTTCGGCACCATGCAGGCCAAGGGGGTCATCCGCGACGTCGGCCGGGCGCTGAACATGTCCTTCGCCGAGACCGACAAGATCGCCAAGCTGATCCCCGGCATCCTCAACATCACCCTCAAGGACTCCCTCGCCCAGGAGCCCAAGCTGAAGGAGTTGATCGACAAGGATGCCAAGATCAAGGAGCTTTTCAACGTCGCCCTGGCCCTGGAGGGGCTGACCCGCCACGCCTCCACCCACGCCGCTGGGGTGGTGGTGACGCCCAAGGCGCTGACCGAATATCTGCCCCTCTACACCGACCCCAAGTCGGGAGGCCAGGTCACCCAGTTCGCCATGAGTTACGTGGAGAAGATCGGGCTGGTCAAGTTCGACTTTCTCGGTCTGAAAACCCTGACCGTTATCGACAACGCGGTGCGCCTGGTGCGCTCGGGCAAAGCCCCCGACTTCGATTTGCGTCTGATCCGCGATGACGACCAGAAATCTTACGAGCTGCTCTCCAAGGGGGAGACGACGGGCGTCTTCCAGCTCGAATCCTCGGGGATGAAAGAATATCTGATCAAGCTCAAACCCTCCTGCTTCGAAGACCTGATCGCCATGGTCGCCCTTTACCGCCCTGGCCCCCTCGGCTCGGGGATGGTCGACTCCTTCATCAAGCGTAAGCACGGCCAGGAGAGCTTCGATTACCCCTTCCCGCAACTGGAACCGATCCTCAAGGACACCTACGGGGTTATCGTCTACCAGGAGCAGGTCATGCTCATCGCCCAGGTGCTGGGCAACTACAGCCTCGGCGGCGCCGACTTGCTGCGTCGCGCCATGGGCAAGAAGAAACCCGAGGAGATGGCCAAGGAGCGGGAAAAGTTCATGGCCGGGGCGAAGGCGAACAAGCTCGATATCAAGAAGGCGGAAGCCGTCTTCGACCTGATGGAGAAGTTCGCCGCCTACGGCTTCAACAAATCTCACTCGGCCGCCTACGCCCTGGTTGCCTACCACACCGCCTACCTCAAGGCCCACTATCCGGTGGAATTCATGGCCGCGCTTCTGACCGAGGACATGGAGAACACCGACAAGGTCATCAAGAACATCGCCGAGGTACGTGCCATGGGGGTCGAGGTGCTTCCCCCGGACATCAACGCCTCGGACCGCACCTTCACCGTGCACGGCAACTCCATCCGCTTCGGACTCGGCGCGGTCAAGGGGGTCGGCTCGGCGGCCCTCGAATCGATCATCGAGGAGCGATCCAAGGGGGAATACACCTCTTTGCAGGATTTCTGTGAAAAGGTCGATCTGCGTAAGGTCAACAAGAAGGTGGTCGAGGCCCTGATCCGCTGCGGGGCCTTCGATTCCCTGAAAGCCCGGCGCTCCCAGCTCATGGTGGTGCTTGAAGAGTCCATGGAGATCGGCCAGAAGGTGCAGCGGGAAAAGGAGCAGGGGCAGGAGTCTCTCTTCGGCACGGCGGAGATCGTCAACCACAAAGGGAACGGCTACGGCAAGCTTCCCGATATCGATGAGTGGCCGGAGAACGTCCTGCTCGGCTTCGAGAAGGAAGCCCTCGGCTTCTACATCACCGGCCATCCCCTGGCCCGGCACAGCGCCGCGATCAAGCGTTTCGCCACCTGCGACACCGCCGGACTGCACGAGCGCCCGGACAAGTCGGAGGTCAAGGTCTGCGGCATCGTCGCCGGCCTCAAGGAGCTGACCACCAAAAAAGGGGACCGCATGGCCTTCGTCACCCTGGAGGATCTTTCCGGTTTCGTCGAAATGGTGGTCTTTCCCGAGACCTATCAGGCCGCCATGGAACTGCTCAAGGGGGAGGAGCCGCTGTTGGTGAGCGGCACTCTGGATGTGGGGGAAGAATCCTGCAAGCTGCTGGCGACGGAGGTGCTCCCCCTGCGCGAGGTCAAGGAGCGGCTGACGAAGAAGGTCCATTTCCGGTTGACCACGCCGGGTCTCACCGAAGGGCAACTGACGGCGCTCAAGGATATCATCGATCGCCATCGGGGGAGTTGCGACGTGCTGCTGCATCTGGTCATTCCCAACCGCAGCGAAACCGTCATCGGTCTGCCCGAATCCCAGAAAGTCTCGGCCTCTGATGAAATAATGGATGCCGCCGAGAAGTTGTTTGGCTATAATGTCGTCACTTTCGAGTGA
- the guaB gene encoding IMP dehydrogenase — MLDPKIREGLTFDDVLLVPAHSTVLPKEVDLTTQLTPRVRLNIPLLSAAMDTVTENRTAICMAREGGLGILHKNMTPAMQALEVDQVKKSESGMIVDPITMRPEQKIYEALELMEKYRISGVPITTNGKLVGILTNRDLRFETKLDQPISNVMTKDKLVTVPPGTTLEEAKFHLHQHRIEKLLVVDDNYALKGLITIKDIEKVRKYPNACKDDFGRLRVGAAVGVAGDREERLEALVRAGVDVVVIDTAHGHSQGVLDSVRDTKRAYPDLQLIAGNIATAEAAAALIKAGVDAVKVGIGPGSICTTRVVAGVGVPQITAIADVATVTRKAGIPLIADGGIKYSGELPKAIAAGADIIMIGSLFAGTDESPGETILYQGRTYKTYRGMGSLGAMKQGSKDRYFQGDVDSDVKLVPEGIEGRVPFRGSLSNNIHQLMGGLRAGMGYTGCRTIAELQQNARFMRITNAGLRESHVHDVTITHEAPNYRVERQG; from the coding sequence ATGCTGGATCCCAAGATCCGTGAAGGACTCACTTTCGACGACGTGCTTCTCGTCCCCGCCCATTCCACCGTACTGCCCAAGGAAGTCGATCTCACCACCCAACTGACTCCCAGGGTCAGGCTCAACATCCCCCTGCTTTCCGCCGCCATGGATACCGTCACCGAGAACCGGACCGCCATCTGCATGGCCCGGGAGGGCGGTCTCGGCATTCTGCATAAAAATATGACGCCGGCCATGCAGGCCCTCGAAGTCGATCAGGTGAAAAAGTCGGAAAGCGGCATGATCGTCGATCCAATCACCATGCGTCCCGAACAGAAAATCTACGAAGCCCTCGAACTGATGGAGAAGTACCGCATCTCCGGGGTACCGATCACCACAAACGGCAAGCTGGTCGGGATTCTCACCAACCGCGATCTGCGTTTCGAGACGAAACTCGATCAGCCGATTTCCAATGTCATGACCAAGGATAAGCTGGTCACCGTTCCCCCCGGGACGACGCTGGAGGAAGCCAAGTTTCACCTGCATCAGCACCGCATCGAAAAGCTGTTGGTGGTGGACGACAATTACGCCCTCAAGGGGTTGATTACCATCAAGGACATTGAAAAGGTCCGCAAGTATCCCAACGCCTGCAAGGACGACTTCGGTCGGCTGCGGGTCGGGGCGGCGGTCGGGGTCGCGGGGGATCGCGAAGAGCGTCTCGAAGCCCTGGTGCGGGCCGGAGTCGACGTGGTCGTCATCGATACCGCCCACGGACATTCCCAGGGGGTTCTCGACTCGGTTCGCGACACCAAACGGGCCTATCCCGATCTGCAACTGATCGCCGGCAACATCGCCACGGCCGAAGCGGCCGCAGCCCTGATCAAGGCCGGCGTCGACGCCGTCAAGGTCGGCATCGGTCCGGGCTCGATCTGCACCACCCGGGTCGTCGCCGGGGTCGGGGTGCCGCAGATCACCGCCATCGCCGATGTGGCCACCGTCACCCGCAAGGCGGGGATTCCGCTGATCGCCGACGGCGGTATCAAATATTCCGGGGAGTTGCCCAAAGCCATCGCCGCCGGCGCCGACATCATCATGATCGGCTCCCTCTTCGCCGGCACCGACGAATCCCCCGGCGAGACCATCCTCTACCAGGGGCGGACCTACAAAACCTATCGCGGCATGGGCAGCCTCGGCGCCATGAAGCAGGGGAGCAAGGACCGCTATTTCCAGGGGGATGTGGACAGCGACGTGAAACTGGTTCCCGAGGGGATTGAAGGGCGGGTGCCTTTCCGCGGCAGCCTTTCCAACAACATCCATCAACTGATGGGCGGTCTGCGTGCTGGCATGGGCTATACCGGTTGCCGCACCATCGCCGAGCTGCAGCAAAATGCCCGCTTCATGCGCATCACCAACGCCGGCCTGCGCGAATCCCACGTCCACGACGTCACCATCACCCACGAAGCCCCGAATTATCGGGTCGAACGACAGGGATAG
- a CDS encoding Maf family protein — protein MRTLVLASTSPYRLQLLRQLGLPFQVAAPLFEERIDQEIAPDLLVRHLSLHKAKSLGERFPDALIIGADQVFTDPRGKVLGKPGSAEAAVEQLREMAGRSHTFYTGVTVYDSLSREVSTDVVTFTVTLRRLNREQLVRYVKRENPVDCAGSFKIEGLGIALMERIEGSDYTALIGLPLIRLTAMLEQFGVEVL, from the coding sequence ATGCGTACTCTCGTTCTCGCTTCGACCAGTCCGTACCGGCTGCAACTGCTGCGACAACTCGGCTTGCCCTTTCAGGTCGCCGCGCCTCTTTTCGAGGAGCGTATCGACCAGGAAATTGCCCCGGATCTGCTGGTTCGGCATCTTTCCCTGCACAAGGCGAAGAGTCTCGGCGAGCGCTTCCCCGATGCCCTGATCATCGGCGCCGATCAGGTTTTTACCGACCCGCGCGGCAAGGTGCTGGGCAAGCCCGGGTCCGCCGAGGCGGCGGTGGAGCAACTGCGGGAGATGGCGGGGCGCAGTCACACCTTCTATACCGGCGTTACGGTCTACGACAGCCTTTCCCGCGAGGTTTCGACGGATGTCGTGACTTTCACCGTGACGTTGCGGCGGCTGAATCGGGAACAGCTGGTGCGCTATGTGAAGCGGGAAAATCCTGTCGACTGCGCCGGTTCCTTCAAGATCGAAGGCCTCGGCATCGCCCTGATGGAGCGCATCGAGGGTTCTGACTACACCGCGCTCATCGGCCTGCCGCTGATCCGCCTGACCGCCATGCTCGAACAGTTCGGCGTCGAGGTTCTCTGA
- a CDS encoding alpha/beta fold hydrolase: MSQLIKIRIFLLFLLFLTLPVQALSAVESGKVRERMVREPVFGGQVLIQEAGRKGNPPLVLIHGLGDLASGTWQGLLPKLARDYHVVTFDLPGFGRSQKQNSLYSPGNYATFVKWVVDSFVGAPPIIVGHSLGGAIALRYAGTYPESLTRLVLVDAAGVLDRRVYTKEMLGVLAENFSVPISVDSFLGNMVGGLPNPLFDLDLMLDNATLRQQLLGGDPEKIAAIALIQEDLSPYLFRIKVPTAIIWGEHDRVTPVRTGILLEANLPEATLRIIPGAGHMPMDEQPRLFAAAFSAALKGEYRAATRPVQGVQKTGRCEGTSGMVFEGDYESLEIVDCQDVHLRDIRARSVILRRSTAVFDRGEISGGDIGLRAEASTLIANGLKISAPVAVSASGSRLDLAGVHLTGEQAAVLSGGRLQLFFSVSRIDSPHGSGTIHGLREMTAGEEL, from the coding sequence ATGAGTCAATTGATTAAGATACGGATATTCCTTCTCTTTCTCTTGTTTTTGACCCTGCCGGTTCAGGCCCTTTCGGCCGTGGAAAGCGGAAAGGTCCGGGAGCGGATGGTGCGGGAGCCGGTCTTTGGCGGACAGGTCTTGATCCAGGAGGCCGGGCGCAAAGGGAATCCGCCGCTGGTGCTGATCCACGGGCTGGGCGATCTGGCTTCGGGCACCTGGCAGGGCCTCCTGCCGAAACTGGCCCGGGACTACCATGTCGTGACCTTCGATCTGCCCGGTTTCGGACGATCGCAGAAACAGAATTCCCTTTATTCACCTGGTAATTACGCCACATTTGTTAAGTGGGTGGTTGATTCTTTCGTTGGCGCCCCGCCGATCATCGTCGGCCATTCCCTGGGGGGCGCCATCGCCCTGAGATATGCGGGGACTTATCCCGAGTCCCTGACCCGGCTGGTCTTGGTCGATGCGGCCGGGGTGCTCGACCGGCGGGTCTACACCAAGGAGATGCTCGGGGTCCTGGCGGAAAATTTTTCGGTGCCGATCAGCGTCGACAGCTTTCTCGGCAATATGGTCGGCGGGCTGCCCAATCCCCTTTTCGATCTTGACCTGATGCTCGACAACGCCACCCTGCGCCAGCAGTTACTCGGTGGCGATCCGGAAAAAATCGCCGCCATCGCTCTGATCCAGGAGGACTTAAGCCCCTATCTTTTTCGCATCAAGGTGCCGACCGCCATCATTTGGGGGGAACACGACCGGGTCACGCCGGTGCGCACCGGCATCCTGCTTGAAGCCAATCTGCCCGAGGCCACTCTGCGCATCATCCCCGGCGCCGGGCACATGCCGATGGATGAACAACCGCGCCTCTTCGCGGCCGCTTTTTCCGCAGCACTGAAGGGTGAGTACCGAGCCGCGACGCGACCCGTTCAGGGGGTTCAGAAAACAGGGCGTTGCGAGGGGACGAGCGGCATGGTTTTCGAGGGGGATTATGAGAGCCTGGAAATTGTCGATTGCCAGGATGTCCACCTGCGCGATATTCGCGCCCGCTCCGTAATCCTGCGCCGTTCCACGGCGGTCTTCGATCGTGGAGAAATCAGCGGCGGCGATATCGGGCTGCGCGCGGAAGCCTCGACCCTGATCGCCAACGGCTTGAAAATTTCCGCGCCGGTGGCGGTATCGGCTTCCGGCAGTCGCCTTGACCTGGCCGGTGTGCACCTCACCGGCGAGCAGGCGGCGGTGCTCAGCGGCGGCCGGTTGCAACTCTTCTTCTCCGTTAGCCGCATCGACAGCCCCCACGGCAGCGGTACCATTCACGGCCTGCGCGAGATGACGGCGGGGGAGGAACTGTAA
- a CDS encoding helix-turn-helix transcriptional regulator: protein MRKEPNRPGKPAKKYSQAARLHDVIRILRARFGATVDELAEECEVNRRTVYRDLKALEEVGYPLIRENQPDGTVLHSFMAEFEEYLPVTFTLYELMTFYLCRGQLAFLQGTPFQEDLDAVFARIRSNLPPRNLAHLERLAQAATPHFQGLRDYAPQRDILEALREALLRQYTCRISYAPPRRPAEDYLIDPYTLVFYKDSLYLAAYAHNRKGLRRFLVDRIRALERLDERFEVPGDFSVDDLLGNAFGLIDEAPLAIRVRFSSEIAHLIRERTWHPSQEIAEEPDGSLILSFNAGGEKEILSWLYSYLPHVRVLEPESLRTSFVEGLRQGLDLDTL, encoded by the coding sequence ATGCGCAAAGAACCGAACAGACCAGGTAAACCCGCGAAAAAATACAGTCAGGCGGCGCGGCTGCATGATGTCATCCGCATCCTGCGGGCCCGTTTCGGGGCTACCGTCGACGAGCTGGCCGAGGAGTGCGAGGTTAACCGGCGAACCGTCTACCGCGATCTCAAAGCCCTGGAAGAGGTCGGTTATCCGCTGATTCGCGAAAATCAGCCGGACGGCACTGTGCTGCACAGCTTCATGGCCGAGTTCGAGGAATACCTGCCGGTCACCTTTACCCTCTATGAATTGATGACCTTTTACCTCTGTCGGGGGCAACTCGCTTTTTTGCAGGGCACCCCCTTTCAGGAGGATCTCGATGCGGTTTTCGCCCGCATCCGCTCCAATCTGCCCCCGCGCAATCTGGCCCATCTTGAACGCCTGGCGCAGGCGGCGACCCCACATTTTCAGGGGTTGCGCGATTATGCCCCGCAGCGGGATATTCTCGAAGCCCTGCGCGAGGCGCTTTTGCGTCAGTATACCTGCCGCATTTCTTACGCCCCTCCGCGCCGTCCGGCCGAGGATTACCTGATCGACCCCTATACCCTGGTTTTCTATAAGGATTCCCTCTATCTCGCGGCTTATGCCCACAACCGTAAGGGCTTGCGGCGCTTTCTCGTCGACCGCATCCGGGCGCTGGAGCGACTGGACGAGCGCTTCGAGGTTCCCGGGGACTTTTCCGTCGACGATCTGCTCGGCAACGCCTTCGGTCTCATCGACGAGGCGCCGCTGGCGATCCGGGTCCGGTTTTCCTCCGAAATCGCCCACCTGATTCGCGAACGCACCTGGCATCCCTCCCAGGAAATCGCCGAAGAACCGGACGGCTCGTTGATCCTTTCCTTCAATGCCGGTGGCGAGAAGGAAATCCTTTCCTGGCTCTACTCCTATCTTCCTCATGTCCGGGTGCTCGAACCCGAATCCCTGCGGACTTCCTTCGTCGAGGGTCTGCGCCAAGGCTTGGATCTCGATACGCTGTGA
- a CDS encoding M42 family metallopeptidase translates to MEQMDFDFLQELVETPSPSGFEQPAQRVIRRVLEPVADELHTDVMGNVIARIGGTGEHCPRVMLAGHCDEIGFMIKHIDDNGFLFFAAIGGVDAHLVPGQRVYVHTASGPILGVVGKKPIHMMETKDRETVVKLKSQFIDIGCVDKAEAEKLVAIGDPATFAVGLERLQGDRVISRAFDDKMGAFVVARVLQEVRRRGPAPVDLHVVSTVQEEVGLRGGTTSAYGVNPDIGIAVDVGFATDYPEMDKKEIGEFKIGKGPIIARGPNVNPVLFDLLVATARAENIPYQVMGAPRGTGTDANVIQLSRGGTAAALVSVPLRYMHTPVELLSLDDLESTINLLTALMYRIESVGQFIPN, encoded by the coding sequence ATGGAACAGATGGATTTTGATTTTTTGCAGGAATTGGTGGAAACGCCCAGCCCCTCGGGCTTTGAGCAGCCGGCGCAGCGGGTTATCCGGCGGGTGCTGGAGCCGGTGGCCGATGAGTTGCACACCGACGTCATGGGTAACGTCATTGCCCGCATCGGCGGTACCGGGGAGCATTGCCCCCGGGTGATGCTGGCCGGCCACTGCGACGAAATCGGCTTCATGATCAAGCATATCGACGATAACGGCTTCCTCTTCTTCGCCGCCATCGGCGGAGTCGACGCTCATTTGGTGCCGGGACAGCGCGTTTATGTCCATACCGCCTCCGGTCCGATTCTCGGAGTCGTCGGCAAGAAGCCGATTCACATGATGGAGACCAAGGACCGGGAGACGGTGGTCAAGCTCAAGAGCCAGTTCATCGACATCGGCTGCGTCGATAAGGCCGAGGCCGAGAAGCTGGTGGCCATCGGCGATCCCGCGACCTTCGCCGTGGGGCTGGAGCGCTTGCAGGGGGACCGGGTCATCTCCCGCGCGTTCGACGACAAGATGGGCGCTTTCGTTGTCGCCCGGGTTTTGCAGGAAGTGCGGCGGCGCGGTCCGGCGCCGGTCGATCTCCATGTCGTCTCCACCGTGCAGGAAGAAGTCGGGTTGCGCGGCGGCACCACCAGCGCCTACGGGGTCAATCCCGATATCGGCATCGCCGTCGACGTCGGTTTCGCCACCGACTATCCGGAGATGGACAAAAAGGAGATCGGTGAGTTCAAGATCGGCAAGGGGCCGATCATCGCTCGCGGCCCCAACGTCAATCCGGTTCTCTTTGACCTGCTCGTCGCCACGGCGCGCGCCGAGAACATCCCCTATCAGGTCATGGGCGCACCGCGCGGCACCGGCACCGACGCCAATGTTATCCAACTCTCTCGGGGTGGGACGGCGGCGGCGCTGGTCAGCGTTCCCTTGCGTTACATGCATACGCCGGTGGAACTTCTCTCCCTCGACGATCTGGAGTCGACGATCAACCTCCTGACCGCCCTCATGTATCGCATCGAAAGCGTCGGTCAGTTCATCCCCAATTAG
- the guaA gene encoding glutamine-hydrolyzing GMP synthase: MSDIHSEKILILDFGSQYTQLIARRVREAHVYCELHPFDLGIDAIRAFAPKGIILSGGPKSVYEEGAPVIAEELFELGVPVLGICYGMQLMSRHFGGAVVPAGKREFGHAELLAQGQPGPLFDGFFMEGKSPVWMSHGDHVEAVPAGFEVVARTGNAPVCAIQNVALRLYGVQFHPEVNHTPHGQQLLDTFVRDICGCSGQWTPGHIIDDAIARIRRQVGSDRVILGLSGGVDSSVAAALIHRAIGEQLTCVFVDNGLLRLNEGDQVMATFARNMGVKVIRVDAEERFLSALAGVADPERKRKIIGGLFVDIFEEESNKLTDAKWLAQGTIYPDVIESAGAKTGKAHNIKSHHNVGGLPDTMKLQLLEPLRELFKDEVRAIGEELGLPHAMVWRHPFPGPGLGVRILGEVKKEYADVLRLADAIYIEELYRTGHYDKISQAFAVFLPVKSVGVMGDGRTYEYVVALRAVETKDFMTAGWYPLPYADMAHISNRIINEVKGINRVVYDISSKPPATIEWE, from the coding sequence ATGTCCGACATTCACAGCGAAAAAATCCTGATACTCGACTTCGGTTCCCAGTACACCCAGCTCATCGCCCGCCGGGTGCGCGAGGCCCATGTCTATTGCGAGCTTCATCCTTTTGACCTGGGGATCGACGCGATTCGTGCCTTTGCCCCCAAGGGGATTATTCTCTCCGGCGGTCCCAAGTCGGTTTATGAAGAAGGCGCGCCGGTCATCGCCGAGGAGCTTTTCGAGCTCGGCGTGCCGGTCCTCGGCATCTGCTACGGCATGCAGCTGATGAGCCGACACTTCGGCGGCGCCGTGGTTCCGGCCGGCAAGCGCGAGTTCGGCCATGCCGAGCTGCTTGCCCAGGGGCAACCGGGACCGCTCTTCGACGGTTTTTTCATGGAAGGCAAAAGCCCGGTCTGGATGAGTCACGGCGACCATGTGGAAGCGGTCCCGGCAGGCTTCGAGGTCGTCGCCCGCACCGGCAACGCCCCGGTCTGCGCCATTCAGAATGTGGCACTGCGCCTCTACGGCGTGCAGTTTCATCCCGAGGTCAACCATACCCCCCACGGCCAGCAGTTGCTCGACACCTTTGTCCGCGACATCTGCGGCTGCAGCGGGCAGTGGACCCCGGGGCATATTATCGATGATGCCATCGCTCGCATCCGCCGTCAGGTCGGCAGCGACCGGGTTATCCTCGGCCTCTCCGGCGGGGTCGATTCCTCGGTGGCGGCGGCCCTTATTCACCGCGCCATCGGCGAGCAGCTCACCTGCGTCTTCGTCGATAACGGTCTGCTGCGTCTGAACGAAGGGGATCAGGTGATGGCCACCTTCGCCCGCAATATGGGGGTGAAGGTCATCCGTGTCGATGCCGAAGAGCGCTTTCTTTCGGCCCTGGCCGGCGTCGCCGACCCCGAGCGCAAACGCAAGATCATCGGCGGTCTCTTCGTCGATATCTTCGAGGAAGAGTCGAACAAGCTCACCGACGCCAAGTGGCTGGCGCAGGGGACGATCTACCCCGATGTCATCGAGTCCGCTGGGGCTAAGACCGGCAAGGCGCACAACATCAAGAGCCATCACAACGTCGGCGGGTTGCCCGACACTATGAAACTGCAACTGCTCGAACCGCTGCGGGAACTCTTCAAGGACGAGGTCCGCGCCATCGGCGAGGAACTGGGCCTGCCCCATGCCATGGTCTGGCGCCATCCTTTCCCCGGTCCCGGCCTCGGGGTGCGCATCCTTGGCGAGGTGAAAAAGGAATACGCCGACGTGCTGCGTCTGGCCGACGCCATCTACATCGAGGAACTCTACCGCACTGGTCATTATGACAAGATCAGCCAGGCCTTCGCCGTCTTTTTGCCGGTAAAGAGCGTCGGCGTCATGGGTGACGGTCGCACCTACGAATATGTGGTGGCGCTGCGCGCCGTGGAGACCAAGGATTTCATGACCGCCGGCTGGTATCCGCTCCCTTACGCCGACATGGCCCACATCAGCAACCGCATCATCAATGAGGTCAAGGGGATCAACCGGGTGGTGTACGATATTTCCAGTAAACCGCCGGCGACGATTGAGTGGGAGTAG